In Gadus macrocephalus chromosome 4, ASM3116895v1, the following proteins share a genomic window:
- the LOC132456521 gene encoding oxysterol-binding protein-related protein 11-like has translation MTTQVESAAALRVPESEARLEAFPQSRTPSSGRASTKGWQYSDHMENINGYLMKYTNLVTGWQYRFFVLNNEAGMLEYFVNEQSRPQKPRGTLPLAGAVISPSDEDSHTFTVNAISGEQYKLRATDAKERQHWVSRLQICTQHHTEALGKSQAPSKSHSFSTVSQGSGSSPLAQRRASQTGASSSYFSLTQAHKGSSLYSSRRSLLPDHLLDAREMMVQAQDQHKDLIQTIEGLPPVPGCSPLDQDLLMLKATSMATMTCLHDCLHILQLQQLARHHSALAGPNVEWLEPKMADILKNGGSGGSLGGFSANDGLQGEGRLELSTPESCSFSGELEEVEAEEEVEDSFVEREEELGAVEEERSVILHLLSQLKLGMDLTRVVLPTFILEKRSLLEMYADFMSHPDLFLAVADGDTPEDRMVRFVEYYLTSFHEGRRGAVAKKPYNPIIGETFQCSWRVPRAPDTPPGPASTPPGPASTAPLPPPDSTHQVRFVAEQVSHHPPVSGFYAECPEKRVCVNTHVWTKSKFMGMSIGVSMVGEGCLSLLDHEEEYTFTLPCAYARSILTVPWVELGGKVIVTCAKSGYSAVITFHTKPFYGGKLHKVTAEVKHSVTGVVACRVQGEWNGVLEFSYPAAEGPGSVRLVDVTKLPVCRKHVRPVARQGPTESRRLWQHVTEALRHRDMEKATEHKRVLEERQRLEERHRADADAPWKTRYFESEGDAWVYHKPLWKNPPFKS, from the exons ATGACTACGCAAGTGGAGAGCGCCGCGGCGCTGCGGGTCCCGGAGAGCGAGGCCCGGCTGGAGGCTTTCCCCCAGAGCCGCACGCCGAGCTCCGGGAGGGCCAGCACCAAGGGATGGCAGTACAG TGACCACATGGAGAATATCAACGGGTACTTGATGAAGTACACCAACCTGGTGACCGGATGGCAGTACCG GTTCTTCGTGCTCAACAACGAGGCGGGTATGCTGGAGTACTTCGTCAACGAGCAGTCGCGGCCCCAGAAGCCGCGGGGGACCCTGCCCCTGGCCGGCGCCGTCATCTCCCCGAGCGACGAGGACTCCCACACCTTCACCGTCAACGCCATCAGCGGCGAGCAGTACAAGCTCCGGG CTACGGATGCTAAGGAGCGACAGCACTGGGTGAGCCGTCTCCAGATCTGCACGCAGCACCACACCGAGGCCTTGGGCAAG agcCAGGCCCCCTCTAAGTCCCATAGTTTCTCCACGGTGTCCCAGGGCAGCGGCAGCTCGCCCCTGGCCCAGCGCCGGGCCAGCCAGACCGGGGCGTCGTCCTCCTACTTCAGCCTGACCCAGGCCCACAAGGGCTCCTCGCTCTACTCCAGCCGCAGGTCCCTGCTCCCCGACCACCTGCTGGACGCCCgcgag ATGATGGTGCAGGCCCAGGACCAGCATAAGGACCTGATCCAGACCATCGAGGGCCTGCCCCCGGTCCCGGGCTGCTCGCCCCTGGACCAGGACCTGCTGATGCTGAAGGCCACCTCCATGGCCACCATGACCTGCCTGCACGACTGCCTGCACATcctgcagctccagcagctGGCGCGTCACCACTCGGCCCTGGCAG ggcCCAACGTGGAGTGGCTGGAGCCCAAGATGGCCGACATCCTGAAGaacggcggcagcggcggctcGCTAGGCGGCTTCTCCGCCAACGACGGCCTCCAGGGGGAGGGCCGGCTGGAGCTCAGCACCCCTGAGTCCTGCAGCTTCTCTGGG gagctggaggaggtggaggcagaggaggaggtggaggactccTTCGTGGAGCgagaggaggagctgggtgCTGTGGAGGAGGAGCGCAGTGTCATCCTACACCTCCTGTCCCAGCTCAAGCTGGGCATGGACCTGACACGG GTCGTCCTCCCCACCTTCATCCTGGAGAAGCGCTCCCTGCTGGAGATGTACGCCGACTTCATGTCCCACCCGGACCTCTTCCTGGCCGTCGCCGACGGCGACACGCCCGAGGACCGCATGGTGCGCTTCGTGGAGTACTACCTCACCTCGTTCCACGAGGGCCGTCGCGGCGCCGTCGCCAAGAAGCCCTACAACCCCATTATCGGGGAGACCTTCCAGTGCTCCTGGAGGGTCCCCCGCGCCCCGGACACGCCCCCGGGCCCCGCCTCCACGCCCCCCGGCCCTGCCTCCACGGCcccgctccccccgccggactCCACCCACCAGGTCCGCTTCGTGGCGGAGCAGGTGTCGCACCACCCGCCCGTGTCGGGCTTCTACGCCGAGTGCCCGGagaagcgcgtgtgtgtgaacacgCACGTCTGGACCAAGAGCAAGTTCATGGGCATGTCCATCGGCGTGTCGATGGTGGGGGAAG GCTGCCTCTCCCTGCTGGACCACGAGGAGGAGTACACCTTCACGCTGCCCTGTGCCTACGCCCGCTCCATCCTGACGGTGCCCTGGGTGGAGCTGGGCGGCAAGGTGATCGTCACCTGCGCCAAGAGCGGCTACTCGGCCGTCATCACCTTCCACACCAAGCCCTTCTACGGGGGCAAGCTGCACAA GGTGACGGCGGAGGTGAAGCACAGCGTCACCGGCGTGGTGGCGTGCCGCGTGCAGGGCGAGTGGAACGGCGTGCTGGAGTTCAGCTACCCGGCGGCCGAGGGCCCGGGCAGCGTGCGGCTGGTGGACGTCACCAAGCTGCCCGTCTGCAGGAAACACGTCCGGCCAGTGGCCCGCCAGGGCCCCACTGAGTCacg GCGGCTGTGGCAGCACGTGACGGAGGCGCTGCGGCACAGGGACATGGAGAAGGCCACGGAGCACAAGAGGGTCCTGGAGGAGCGGcagaggctggaggagaggcacCGCGCCGACGCAGACGCCCCCTGGAAGACGCGCTACTTCGAGAGCgag GGCGACGCCTGGGTCTACCACAAGCCTCTCTGGAAGAACCCCCCCTTCAAATCCTAA
- the LOC132456520 gene encoding sorting nexin-4-like — protein MRRTSPTPTAGRMAEERGDPSERTGGSDPMEDPLEEHQHTTVMVVSSLSSRLEVSVAETEKRNGKNAMNMQETFTVYLVETRPVEPLADGRQSAPDSLWRRYSEFEILRSYLLVTYPAVVVSPLPEKRAEFVWHKLSADNMDPDFVERRRVGLENFLQRVTSHPVLSHDSILYQFLTEEQGWKEAVYDTGFQDKADSRLRALSATFRVRNPDRRFVEMKHYSDELQSHTSQLLRARARVADRLYGVYKVHGNYGRVFSEWSVLEKQMGDGLQSAGHHMDAYAASIDDILEEAEHYGDQLKEYLFYAEALRAVCRKHELSQYELELACQDLLSKKQQREELATGSVRTFSLKGMTSKLFGQEAPEQREARLHLLEEQISEGEQAVEERRSECQVHVGGAWVDVQRFRQQKDRDIRGALIGYALMQISMCKKGVQMWSNTKECFLKM, from the exons ATGCGCCGCACCTCACCGACACCGACAGCAGGAAGGATGGCGGAGGAACGCGGAGACCCGTCCGAGCGCACCGGGGGCTCAGATCCGATGGAAGACCCCCTGGAagaacaccaacacaccacgGTG ATGGTCGTGTCCAGCCTGTCCAGCCGACTGGAGGTCAGCGTCGCCGAGACGGAGAAACGCAACGGGAAGAACGCCATGAACATGCAGGAGACGTTCACGGTTTACCTGGTGGAGACACG GCCCGTGGAGCCCCTGGCCGACGGCCGTCAGTCGGCCCCTGACTCGCTGTGGAGGCGTTACAGTGAGTTTGAGATCCTCAGGAGCTACCTGCTGGTCACCTACCCCGCCGTCGTGGTCTCCCCACTGCCCGAGAAGAGG gCAGAGTTTGTGTGGCACAAGTTGTCGGCGGACAACATGGACCCCGACTTCGTGGAGCGCCGACGGGTCGGCTTGGAGAACTTCCTCCAGCGagtgacatcacatcctgtcCTCTCCCACGACAGCATCCTGTACCAGTTCCTCACCGAG GAGCAGGGCTGGAAGGAGGCGGTGTACGACACCGGGTTCCAGGACAAG GCCGACTCCCGACTGCGGGCCTTGAGCGCCACCTTCAGGGTCAGGAATCCTGACAG GCGCTTCGTGGAGATGAAGCACTACAGTGATGAGCTGCAGTCGCACACGTCTCAGCTGCTCCGCGCACGTGCA cgtGTGGCTGACCGTCTATATGGCGTCTACAAGGTCCATGGAAACTACGGCCGAGTCTTCAG tgagtggAGTGTCCTAGAGAAACAGATGGGAGATGGTCTGCAAAGCGCAGGACATCACATGGACGC GTATGCTGCCTCCATCGATGATATTCTGGAGGAGGCCGAACACTATGGGGACCAGCTGAAGGAGTATCTGTTCTATGCTGAGGCTCTACG CGCGGTGTGTAGGAAACACGAGCTGAGCCAGTACGAGCTGGAGCTGGCCTGCCAGGACCTGCTCTCCAAGAagcagcagagggaggagctggCCACCGGG AGCGTGAGAACCTTCTCCCTGAAGGGGATGACCAGCAAGCTGTTCGGCCAGGAGGCCCCGGAGCAGAGGGAGGCgcgcctccacctcctggagGAGCAGATCAGCGAGGGGGAGCAGgcggtagaggagaggaggtccgAGTGCCA ggtgcacgtgggcggggcctgggtgGACGTGCAGCGCTTCCGGCAGCAGAAGGACCGGGACATCCGtggggctctgattggctacgcTCTGATGCAGATCAGCATGTGTAAGAAG